In Sphaeramia orbicularis chromosome 3, fSphaOr1.1, whole genome shotgun sequence, a genomic segment contains:
- the LOC115416310 gene encoding guanylyl cyclase-activating protein 2-like, whose protein sequence is MGQEESHSEEMDLAQIQELCIMFMKECPSGALHLHEFKRIFGVPSSSAEENLYIETIFHSFDTNKDNTLDFLEYVAALHLILRGNLEDRLKWSFKMYDKDGNGKLDRHEVKRIIRIVHKIKHLRSDMEMTPSEICDRIFELVDQNNDGQITLSEFMEGAQKDEWVMNLLKLDINATGWVIQNCGKFP, encoded by the exons ATGGGACAAGAGGAGAGTCACAGTGAAGAGATGGACTTGGCTCAGATTCAGGAGCTATGCATCATGTTTATGAAGGAGTGTCCGAGCGGTGCCTTACACCTACATGAATTCAAGAGGATCTTTGGAGTACCGAGCAGCTCTGCAGAGGAGAATCTCTACATTGAAACAATATTCCACTCCTTTGACACAAACAAG GATAATACATTGGATTTCCTCGAGTATGTCGCTGCACTTCACTTGATCTTAAGAGGAAATCTTGAAGATAGGCTGAAATGGTCCTTTAAAATGTACGACAAGGATGGAAATGGCAAGTTGGATAGGCATGAGGTGAAACGTATCATCAGG ATTGTGCACAAAATCAAACACCTGAGAAGTGACATGGAAATGACACCGTCTGAAATCTGTGACAGAATCTTTGAGCTGGTTGATCAGAATAATGATG GTCAGATCACCTTATCTGAGTTCATGGAGGGAGCTCAGAAGGACGAATGGGTCATGAATCTGCTCAAGTTGGACATCAATGCGACAGGATGGGTCATACAGAACTGCGGGAAATTTCCTTGA